In a genomic window of Brucella anthropi ATCC 49188:
- a CDS encoding TetR family transcriptional regulator C-terminal domain-containing protein, whose protein sequence is MNNGDGNDDTELTGRDKVLGRRRRILGAIRAAAIDEFAEKGLAGASTQGIAHRAGLTKPQLHYYISSKEELYEDIIVYILEEWEDIFLGASTEDDPAKVIRQYIRAKLEYSQKSPKASRLFTTEIANGAPYLSRHWKKHVAATHNAVKLIQSWVDDGRIKPVDPLLFQMHIWAVTQHYADFETQVRSMMELDKDEPLDLERIEKEVSALFLRACGLE, encoded by the coding sequence ATGAACAACGGCGACGGGAATGACGACACCGAACTGACCGGACGGGACAAGGTTCTCGGACGCAGGCGGCGCATTCTCGGTGCAATACGGGCTGCCGCAATCGATGAATTTGCCGAAAAAGGCCTTGCGGGGGCATCCACGCAAGGCATTGCGCACCGCGCCGGTCTCACCAAGCCGCAACTGCACTACTATATTTCGAGCAAGGAAGAGCTTTACGAGGATATCATCGTCTACATCCTCGAAGAATGGGAAGACATATTCCTCGGGGCCAGTACCGAAGACGACCCTGCCAAGGTGATCCGCCAATATATCCGCGCCAAGCTCGAATATAGCCAGAAAAGCCCCAAAGCCTCGCGCCTTTTCACCACAGAAATTGCCAATGGCGCACCTTATCTGAGCCGCCATTGGAAAAAGCACGTCGCAGCGACCCATAATGCAGTGAAACTCATCCAGTCGTGGGTGGATGATGGTCGGATCAAACCTGTCGATCCCCTACTATTTCAGATGCATATCTGGGCCGTCACCCAGCATTATGCCGACTTTGAAACGCAGGTTCGCAGCATGATGGAACTCGACAAGGACGAACCGCTCGATCTCGAAAGGATCGAGAAAGAGGTTTCGGCGCTGTTTCTACGGGCCTGTGGGTTGGAATAA
- a CDS encoding MurR/RpiR family transcriptional regulator — protein sequence MPAGERSAAQTLIANYPMLGLKTVAEFSGLAGVSSPTILRFVNRLGFQSYPDFQARLQDELAAQLQSPHHRNEQPGTGRDTAYPAVEHTLENIRESFRHLGAKQLRQAVSALSDAKGNVYLIGGRFTDPIAQYMAAHMTVIRPHVFHLGGQESVWRDRLLDMGKRDVLVVFDIRRYQDSLLKLAETARSRGVEVILVTDQWLSPIARVARHVLAGRTAVPSAWDSSAALFVLAETVIREMTRMLEKDSAARIAELEGLR from the coding sequence ATGCCAGCGGGCGAGCGTAGTGCCGCCCAGACGCTGATCGCCAATTACCCGATGCTGGGACTAAAAACTGTCGCGGAGTTTTCCGGCTTGGCCGGTGTCAGCTCCCCAACGATATTGCGCTTTGTGAACAGGCTCGGGTTTCAGAGCTATCCTGATTTTCAAGCGCGCTTGCAGGATGAACTCGCGGCTCAACTGCAATCACCGCACCACCGCAACGAACAGCCGGGAACCGGGCGAGACACAGCCTATCCGGCGGTGGAACATACGCTTGAGAATATTCGTGAAAGTTTCCGGCATTTGGGTGCAAAGCAGTTGCGGCAGGCCGTGTCGGCTTTGAGTGACGCCAAGGGCAATGTCTATCTGATTGGCGGGCGCTTCACTGACCCCATTGCGCAATATATGGCGGCGCATATGACGGTCATTCGCCCGCATGTCTTTCACTTGGGCGGACAGGAGAGCGTGTGGCGTGACCGTCTTCTCGATATGGGAAAGCGCGATGTTCTGGTGGTTTTCGATATTCGTCGTTATCAGGACAGTCTTTTGAAACTGGCTGAGACGGCAAGGTCACGAGGCGTGGAAGTCATCCTCGTGACCGACCAGTGGCTTTCACCGATTGCACGCGTGGCGCGCCATGTTCTGGCGGGACGCACGGCCGTACCGTCAGCCTGGGATTCTTCGGCAGCGCTCTTTGTGCTGGCGGAAACGGTCATTCGCGAAATGACCAGAATGCTTGAAAAAGACAGTGCCGCCCGCATCGCGGAACTTGAAGGATTACGCTGA
- a CDS encoding N-formylglutamate amidohydrolase, with protein MTDEREHRTASCEPVSVFNKDGESPYLLVCEHASNFIPETFEGLGLGGDALQAHIAWDPGAVEVARHLASSLHAPLVESQLSRLLIDCNRPLDAHDLIPEISETTVVPGNHVLNSMERLARIDLSHRPFHTAVEHVIAERARRGQASWIVTIHSFTPIYRDVPRPWPIGIIHDEDDRIGKPLIAALRKDPALNVGVNEPYSPADRVYYTLERHARPRNAPCVMIELRNNEIADGPAQIAWAEKLATILRDIAKAIDPRNTEQKA; from the coding sequence ATGACGGACGAGCGAGAACATCGCACGGCTTCGTGCGAGCCTGTTTCTGTCTTCAACAAGGATGGGGAAAGTCCCTATCTTCTTGTCTGCGAGCACGCATCCAACTTCATTCCCGAGACTTTCGAGGGGCTCGGTCTGGGGGGAGATGCCTTGCAGGCACATATCGCGTGGGATCCAGGCGCAGTGGAAGTTGCAAGGCATCTCGCCTCGTCCCTTCACGCGCCGCTCGTCGAAAGCCAGCTTTCGCGACTGCTGATCGATTGCAATCGTCCACTCGACGCTCACGACCTCATTCCGGAAATCAGCGAGACGACCGTGGTTCCCGGAAATCACGTGCTCAATTCCATGGAACGTCTGGCACGTATCGATCTTTCACATCGGCCATTCCACACTGCTGTCGAACACGTGATTGCAGAGCGTGCGCGACGAGGACAGGCATCGTGGATCGTGACGATCCACTCCTTCACGCCCATCTATCGCGACGTCCCCCGTCCCTGGCCGATCGGCATCATCCACGACGAAGATGACCGGATCGGCAAGCCGTTGATCGCCGCACTGAGGAAAGATCCAGCGCTCAATGTCGGCGTCAACGAACCCTATTCACCAGCCGATCGCGTCTATTACACGCTGGAGCGGCACGCGCGTCCGCGCAACGCGCCCTGCGTGATGATCGAACTTCGCAACAATGAGATTGCCGATGGTCCGGCACAGATTGCCTGGGCCGAAAAACTCGCAACGATATTGAGGGACATTGCGAAAGCAATTGACCCTCGCAACACAGAACAGAAAGCCTGA
- a CDS encoding TRAP transporter small permease subunit, with protein sequence MPKPIRLFVKYVDAVNYYVGRFAMYLFFVLGACLLYSTFSRVVLGVPVNWVLEMSQFLLSAYYLLGGAYAMQQGAHVRMDLFFDRLSPRRKMITDMITILFIIFYLGVMVAGGISSTNYAIVYSQKNYTAWAPLLWPIKLIMTVGILLLLLQCVSNFFKDWASLRGQPISTIAGPAIEEGHHI encoded by the coding sequence ATGCCGAAGCCGATCAGACTGTTCGTCAAATATGTTGATGCAGTGAATTACTATGTCGGGCGCTTCGCGATGTATCTCTTCTTCGTGCTCGGCGCCTGCCTTCTATATTCGACTTTTTCGCGTGTTGTTCTCGGCGTACCGGTCAACTGGGTATTGGAAATGTCCCAGTTTCTGCTCTCGGCCTACTATCTGCTCGGTGGAGCATACGCCATGCAACAGGGCGCACATGTGCGCATGGACCTGTTCTTTGACCGTCTTTCACCGCGCAGGAAAATGATCACCGACATGATCACCATCCTGTTCATCATCTTCTATCTCGGTGTGATGGTCGCCGGTGGCATTTCATCGACCAACTACGCCATCGTTTACAGCCAGAAGAACTATACCGCCTGGGCGCCGCTTCTCTGGCCGATCAAGCTCATCATGACTGTCGGTATTCTCCTGCTGCTGCTGCAGTGCGTCTCCAATTTCTTCAAGGACTGGGCCTCCCTGCGTGGACAGCCGATCAGCACCATCGCGGGTCCTGCCATTGAGGAAGGGCATCACATATGA
- a CDS encoding TRAP transporter large permease translates to MSSEFITLFMFATMMVLLMTGQRVFGVIGFVGSLAALLLWGKGSFEMPYNATFAVLNWYPLITVPFFVFMGYMLSESGIASNLYRMFHVWFGGIRGGLALGTIGLMVIISCMNGLSVAGMAIGATVALPELLKRGYNKVMVTGVIQAGSSLGILIPPSVVLVLYAMIARQPVLQLWLAGIGPGLLMAALFAIYIYIRCRLQPELGPTLPQEELDRITWHDRFVALRAGILPLVVFGAMMGLFLTGVTSLVESSAVGALLATLAALFTGRLNKIVWETTSRNSLTVTCMFLWIILAALCFSSVYDGLGAVKAIESVLLNTFDLSPWTILILMLFSFIILGMFLDDTAMLVIVAPLYIPLVKSLGFNAIWFGVLYTITCQIAYITPPFGYNLFMMRALAPKEVTLIDIYRSIVPFFFLMVLTIILLMIFPQIAMWLPNWYTGR, encoded by the coding sequence ATGAGTTCGGAATTCATAACGCTCTTCATGTTTGCAACCATGATGGTGCTGCTCATGACCGGGCAGCGCGTATTCGGCGTGATCGGTTTTGTCGGCTCGCTCGCCGCTCTCCTGCTTTGGGGCAAAGGCTCGTTCGAGATGCCGTATAATGCCACCTTTGCGGTGCTGAACTGGTATCCGCTTATCACTGTGCCCTTCTTCGTCTTCATGGGCTACATGCTCTCGGAATCGGGCATTGCCAGCAATCTCTACCGCATGTTCCACGTGTGGTTCGGCGGCATTCGCGGCGGTCTGGCACTGGGTACGATCGGCCTGATGGTCATTATTTCCTGCATGAACGGCCTGAGCGTTGCAGGCATGGCAATCGGCGCTACCGTCGCACTGCCAGAGCTTCTCAAGCGTGGCTATAACAAGGTTATGGTAACGGGCGTCATTCAGGCTGGCAGTTCACTTGGTATCCTTATTCCGCCAAGCGTCGTGCTGGTACTTTATGCGATGATTGCCCGGCAGCCGGTATTGCAGCTCTGGCTCGCAGGGATTGGTCCCGGCCTTCTCATGGCCGCGCTCTTTGCGATCTATATCTACATACGCTGCCGCCTCCAGCCCGAGCTCGGACCGACTTTGCCACAAGAAGAACTGGACAGGATCACATGGCACGACCGCTTCGTCGCGCTGCGCGCAGGCATTCTGCCACTCGTGGTCTTCGGCGCGATGATGGGCCTGTTCCTCACCGGCGTTACCAGCCTTGTTGAAAGCTCGGCCGTCGGCGCATTGCTTGCAACGCTTGCCGCGCTTTTCACTGGACGCCTCAACAAGATTGTCTGGGAAACCACGTCACGGAACAGTCTCACCGTCACCTGCATGTTCCTCTGGATCATTCTGGCTGCACTCTGCTTTTCATCGGTCTATGATGGCCTCGGAGCGGTGAAAGCCATTGAAAGCGTGTTGCTGAACACCTTCGATCTGTCGCCCTGGACAATCCTGATACTGATGCTGTTTTCGTTCATCATATTGGGCATGTTCCTCGATGACACGGCAATGCTGGTCATCGTGGCACCGCTTTACATACCGCTGGTCAAGAGCCTCGGCTTCAACGCCATCTGGTTCGGTGTGCTCTACACGATCACCTGCCAGATCGCATATATCACGCCGCCTTTCGGGTACAATCTCTTCATGATGCGGGCCTTGGCCCCGAAGGAAGTCACGCTGATAGACATCTATCGTTCAATCGTACCGTTCTTCTTCCTCATGGTGCTGACCATCATTCTTCTGATGATCTTTCCGCAGATCGCGATGTGGTTGCCCAACTGGTACACCGGACGATGA
- a CDS encoding TRAP transporter substrate-binding protein, which translates to MSENSKLNKRDFLKKAGLTTVGALGASTLATPYVRAQSPIKWRLQTYAGPALAEHVIKPSIDAFNKAANGEMVIELYTADQLVPQGELFRAVQSGTIDAAQSDDDSMASPVDVAVFGAYFPFASRYSLDVPALFNWYGLNEIWEEAYKEIPGVTWLSAGSWDPCNFVTTKPIRSVADLKGLRVFTFPTGGRFLTKFGVVPVTLPWEDIEVAIQTGELDGVAWCGATEAYTVGWADINKYYLTNNINGAWAGSYFANTEKWDAVPDHLKTLFKLAMDSSHYYRQHWYWWGEAHYRTTGGKLELTTIPESEWKQIEDAAEQFWDEIATKSERNAKVVAILKKYQETMRGAGAPYRYA; encoded by the coding sequence ATGAGTGAGAATAGCAAGCTTAACAAACGCGATTTTCTCAAGAAAGCCGGGCTGACGACCGTTGGCGCGCTGGGTGCAAGCACGCTTGCAACGCCATATGTGAGGGCGCAGAGCCCGATCAAATGGCGGCTCCAGACCTATGCAGGTCCGGCACTTGCAGAGCACGTCATCAAGCCGTCTATCGACGCCTTCAACAAGGCTGCCAATGGCGAGATGGTGATCGAACTTTATACTGCCGACCAGCTTGTGCCGCAGGGTGAGCTGTTCCGCGCGGTTCAGTCCGGCACAATCGACGCCGCGCAAAGTGATGACGACTCGATGGCGTCACCAGTCGATGTCGCGGTGTTTGGGGCTTATTTCCCCTTTGCATCGCGCTACAGCCTCGATGTGCCTGCCCTGTTCAACTGGTACGGACTCAATGAAATCTGGGAGGAAGCCTATAAGGAAATTCCGGGCGTCACATGGCTCAGCGCCGGTTCCTGGGACCCGTGCAATTTCGTAACCACCAAGCCGATCCGCAGCGTTGCTGACCTAAAGGGACTTCGGGTCTTCACATTCCCGACCGGTGGCCGCTTCCTGACCAAATTCGGCGTCGTGCCTGTCACGCTGCCGTGGGAAGATATTGAAGTCGCTATCCAGACTGGCGAACTCGACGGCGTTGCATGGTGTGGCGCGACCGAGGCCTATACGGTTGGCTGGGCCGACATCAACAAGTACTATCTGACCAACAATATCAACGGCGCATGGGCCGGTTCCTATTTCGCGAATACCGAGAAATGGGACGCCGTGCCGGATCACCTGAAGACGCTCTTCAAGCTGGCAATGGACTCATCGCATTATTATCGCCAGCATTGGTACTGGTGGGGCGAAGCTCACTATCGCACCACCGGTGGGAAGCTGGAACTGACAACTATTCCGGAATCGGAATGGAAGCAGATCGAGGACGCTGCTGAACAGTTCTGGGATGAAATCGCAACCAAGAGCGAGAGAAATGCGAAGGTTGTCGCAATTCTGAAAAAATATCAGGAAACCATGCGAGGTGCGGGCGCACCTTACCGTTATGCCTAA
- a CDS encoding glutamine synthetase family protein, whose translation MAGQLTFDALKKAVANDEIDTVLACFVDMQGRLIGKRFYGQFFVESGYDETHGCNYLLADDIDMEPVPGYEAAGWDKGYGDFVIKPDLSTLRVATWLEKTAIVLCDVLDHHDHQDLAHSPRAILKKQLARLHERGYRAYFASELEFYLFDETYKTARAKHWQDMETASPYVQDYVIHLTTKEEPVLRAMRNQLAAAGIPVENSKGEWGPGQEELNVRYAEALEMADRHVIMKNAMKEIAEAHGKCITFMAKYDYGKAGSSSHVHNSIWSADGKEPLFFDPKAPYTMTPLMRSWVAGQLKYATDYTYFLAPYINSYKRFQAGTFAPTKIMWSQDNRTAGFRLCGEGTKGIRIECRIGGADLNPYLAFAALIASGLQGIDEQLELDEPFVGDAYSAVKLKEIPYTLREAAQALKNSSFLKEAFGDAVVNHYVHTAHWEQIEYDRRVTDWELHRGFERY comes from the coding sequence ATGGCCGGACAATTGACTTTCGATGCATTGAAAAAAGCCGTTGCGAATGATGAAATCGATACGGTTCTTGCATGTTTTGTGGACATGCAGGGACGCTTGATCGGCAAACGCTTCTACGGGCAGTTTTTCGTGGAATCTGGTTACGACGAGACCCACGGCTGCAATTATCTTCTTGCCGACGATATCGATATGGAGCCGGTGCCGGGCTATGAGGCCGCCGGATGGGACAAGGGCTATGGTGATTTTGTCATCAAGCCGGATCTTTCGACCTTGCGCGTCGCCACATGGCTGGAAAAGACCGCCATCGTGCTTTGCGACGTGCTCGATCATCACGACCATCAGGATCTGGCGCATTCCCCGCGTGCTATCCTCAAGAAACAGCTCGCGCGCCTGCACGAGCGCGGCTATCGCGCCTATTTCGCGTCTGAGCTTGAGTTCTATCTTTTTGACGAGACCTATAAGACAGCCCGCGCAAAGCACTGGCAGGATATGGAAACGGCATCTCCTTACGTGCAGGATTATGTCATCCACCTGACCACCAAGGAGGAACCGGTTCTACGCGCAATGCGCAACCAGCTCGCGGCAGCGGGAATTCCGGTCGAAAACTCCAAGGGCGAATGGGGTCCGGGACAGGAAGAACTGAATGTGCGCTATGCCGAAGCGCTCGAAATGGCAGACCGCCATGTCATCATGAAGAATGCGATGAAGGAAATCGCCGAAGCACACGGCAAATGCATCACCTTCATGGCCAAGTATGATTACGGCAAGGCTGGAAGCTCCAGCCACGTGCATAATTCCATCTGGAGCGCCGATGGCAAGGAACCGCTCTTCTTTGATCCGAAAGCCCCATACACTATGACGCCGCTCATGCGTTCCTGGGTGGCCGGACAGCTCAAATACGCCACCGACTACACCTATTTCCTGGCGCCTTACATCAATTCCTACAAGCGCTTTCAGGCAGGCACTTTTGCGCCGACGAAAATCATGTGGAGCCAGGATAACCGCACTGCAGGTTTCCGCCTTTGCGGCGAAGGTACGAAAGGCATCCGCATCGAATGCCGCATCGGTGGTGCTGATCTCAATCCATATCTGGCCTTTGCAGCGCTTATCGCATCGGGCTTGCAAGGCATAGATGAACAACTGGAACTTGATGAGCCCTTTGTCGGCGATGCCTATAGTGCGGTCAAACTCAAGGAAATTCCTTACACGCTCCGGGAGGCCGCACAGGCGCTCAAGAACTCGTCGTTTCTCAAGGAAGCTTTTGGGGACGCTGTGGTCAACCACTATGTCCACACCGCCCATTGGGAGCAGATCGAATACGACCGGCGCGTGACCGACTGGGAACTACATCGCGGTTTCGAGCGCTATTGA
- a CDS encoding aldehyde dehydrogenase family protein: MSGTAKIISPIDSSVYAERPFLNEAAIASTVAAARAAQTGWAQLSTAERARYCRAALDALAGMQEEIIPEIAWQMGRPTRYGGENGGVQERGQYMIDIAEEALKPYVPTQKDGFRRYVKHVPLGVVLVIAPWNYPYLTAVNTIIPALMAGNTVILKHATQTLLAGERFAKAFEKAGLPKGVFQNIVLDHASTEKLLASGTIDHVNFTGSVGGGRAIEKAAAGTFMTLGLELGGKDPAYVLPDVNLDHAVANLVDGAFFNSGQCCCGIERIYVHEAVYDRFVDGFIDLTKQYVVGNPLDNSTTLGPMAQARFADLIREQKAEALRKGAKTHVNMSVENDRAGSPYVAPEVLTNVDHQMSVMREESFGPIVGIMKVRNDEEALALMNDSIYGLTASLWTADTDHAAALGDRIETGTVFMNRCDYLDPALVWTGVKDTGKGAALSPIGYGNLTRPKSFHLREKI, translated from the coding sequence ATGAGCGGCACGGCCAAGATCATCTCTCCGATAGACAGCTCGGTATATGCCGAGCGTCCTTTTTTAAATGAGGCTGCAATCGCCTCGACGGTGGCGGCAGCGCGCGCTGCGCAAACAGGCTGGGCTCAGTTGAGTACTGCTGAGCGCGCGCGCTATTGCCGGGCCGCACTGGATGCGCTTGCCGGGATGCAGGAAGAGATTATCCCTGAAATCGCATGGCAGATGGGGCGCCCGACCCGTTACGGCGGGGAGAATGGCGGCGTGCAGGAACGCGGCCAATATATGATCGATATCGCCGAAGAGGCGCTGAAACCTTATGTGCCCACACAGAAGGATGGTTTCCGTCGGTATGTGAAGCACGTGCCGCTTGGCGTGGTTCTGGTGATTGCACCGTGGAACTATCCCTATCTCACCGCCGTCAACACAATCATTCCCGCACTTATGGCCGGGAACACTGTGATCCTCAAACATGCCACGCAGACGCTTCTGGCTGGTGAACGCTTTGCAAAAGCGTTTGAGAAGGCCGGGCTGCCCAAGGGTGTATTCCAGAATATCGTTCTCGATCACGCATCGACGGAAAAGTTGCTTGCATCCGGCACAATTGACCACGTGAATTTCACCGGCTCGGTTGGCGGGGGGCGCGCCATCGAAAAGGCTGCTGCAGGCACATTCATGACACTCGGGCTGGAGCTTGGCGGCAAGGACCCGGCCTATGTGCTTCCTGATGTCAATCTGGACCATGCCGTCGCCAATCTGGTCGATGGTGCTTTTTTCAATTCCGGCCAGTGCTGCTGCGGGATCGAGCGCATCTATGTTCATGAAGCAGTCTATGACCGCTTCGTCGATGGTTTCATCGACCTGACGAAGCAATATGTCGTCGGCAATCCGCTGGATAACTCAACGACGCTTGGACCAATGGCGCAGGCGCGCTTTGCCGATCTCATCCGCGAGCAGAAGGCGGAAGCGTTGCGCAAGGGTGCGAAGACCCACGTCAATATGAGCGTCGAGAATGATCGCGCGGGCTCTCCCTATGTCGCGCCGGAAGTGCTCACCAATGTCGACCACCAGATGAGCGTCATGCGTGAAGAAAGCTTCGGCCCCATCGTCGGCATCATGAAAGTACGCAATGACGAGGAAGCTCTCGCGCTCATGAATGACAGCATCTACGGCCTTACAGCTTCGCTCTGGACAGCAGATACGGACCACGCTGCCGCTCTCGGTGACCGCATCGAAACGGGCACGGTTTTCATGAACCGCTGCGATTATCTCGACCCCGCACTTGTCTGGACCGGGGTCAAAGACACTGGCAAGGGTGCTGCCCTGTCACCCATCGGCTACGGCAATCTCACGCGACCGAAATCCTTCCACCTGCGTGAGAAAATCTGA
- a CDS encoding iron-containing alcohol dehydrogenase, with amino-acid sequence MTTLTAKWNFPTTVLFGPGRIKELPVVLKAAGIQNPLFVTDPGLAKLPVVASTLAILDEAGVKYGVFSDVKPNPVESNLYAGVEVFKSGKHDGVIAFGGGSALDLGKLIAFQAGQTRPVWDFEDIGDWWTRADSKAIAPIIAVPTTAGTGSEVGRAGVLTNEATHTKKVIFHPKMLPITVIADPELSTGMPPFITAGTGMDALAHCLEAYCAPGFHPMADGIAVEGIRLVLENLPTAYADGKNIEARANMMAAAAMGATAFQKGLGAIHSLSHPIGALYDTHHGMTNAVFMPYVLLQNRSAIEKRIERLADYLGIKGGFDGFLAAVMKLRSDLSVPNTLPEFIKGLTMDDARKDLIAEMAIVDPTAGGNPIELTKERALKLLNAALEGKV; translated from the coding sequence ATGACCACTTTGACTGCCAAATGGAATTTCCCCACCACCGTGCTTTTTGGCCCAGGCCGCATCAAGGAATTGCCTGTCGTCCTCAAGGCCGCTGGCATTCAGAATCCGCTCTTTGTGACTGACCCCGGTCTGGCAAAACTTCCAGTGGTGGCGTCCACGCTCGCTATTCTGGATGAAGCTGGTGTGAAATACGGGGTTTTCTCCGACGTCAAACCTAATCCGGTCGAAAGCAATCTCTATGCGGGCGTTGAGGTCTTCAAAAGCGGCAAGCATGATGGCGTCATCGCTTTTGGTGGTGGTTCAGCGCTCGACCTCGGCAAGCTGATTGCCTTTCAGGCAGGGCAGACACGACCGGTCTGGGATTTCGAAGACATTGGTGACTGGTGGACGCGCGCTGACAGCAAAGCAATTGCCCCGATCATTGCCGTGCCCACGACCGCTGGCACCGGATCGGAAGTTGGCCGTGCAGGTGTCTTGACCAACGAAGCGACCCATACCAAGAAGGTCATCTTCCATCCCAAGATGCTGCCGATCACAGTCATTGCCGATCCTGAGCTTTCCACCGGAATGCCACCTTTCATCACTGCGGGCACTGGCATGGACGCACTGGCACACTGCCTTGAAGCCTATTGCGCTCCGGGATTTCATCCGATGGCCGATGGCATCGCGGTGGAGGGTATCCGTCTGGTTCTTGAAAACCTTCCCACCGCCTATGCCGATGGCAAGAATATTGAAGCGCGTGCGAACATGATGGCAGCGGCCGCAATGGGTGCAACAGCCTTCCAGAAAGGGCTTGGTGCAATCCATTCCCTGTCGCATCCCATCGGTGCCCTTTATGATACCCATCATGGCATGACGAATGCGGTTTTCATGCCCTATGTCCTGCTTCAGAACCGATCTGCCATCGAAAAGCGTATAGAACGGCTTGCCGATTATCTCGGCATCAAGGGCGGGTTCGACGGATTTCTGGCAGCAGTCATGAAATTGCGGAGCGATTTGAGCGTCCCCAATACGCTGCCCGAATTCATCAAAGGCCTCACAATGGATGACGCCCGGAAAGACCTGATTGCCGAGATGGCTATCGTCGATCCGACCGCTGGCGGCAACCCGATTGAATTGACAAAAGAACGCGCGTTGAAGTTGCTAAATGCTGCACTCGAAGGTAAGGTCTGA
- a CDS encoding BA14K family protein has product MNIFKQTCVGAFAVIFGATSIAPTMAAPLNLERPVINHNVEQVRDHRRPPRHYNGHRPHRPGYWNGHRGYRHYRHGYRRYNDGWWYPLAAFGAGAIIGGAVSQPRPVYRAPRMSNAHVQWCYNRYKSYRSSDNTFQPYNGPRRQCYSPYSR; this is encoded by the coding sequence GTGAATATCTTCAAACAGACCTGTGTCGGTGCGTTCGCCGTGATCTTCGGAGCGACGTCCATCGCGCCGACAATGGCAGCGCCTTTGAATCTGGAACGTCCGGTCATCAATCATAATGTGGAACAGGTGCGCGATCATCGCCGCCCGCCACGTCACTATAATGGCCATAGGCCCCACCGGCCGGGATACTGGAACGGTCATCGCGGCTATCGGCATTATCGTCATGGCTATCGTCGCTATAATGACGGGTGGTGGTATCCGCTGGCAGCTTTCGGCGCAGGTGCCATCATTGGCGGTGCCGTAAGTCAGCCTCGCCCCGTTTATCGTGCACCGAGGATGTCCAACGCGCATGTTCAGTGGTGCTATAACCGCTATAAATCCTATCGCTCCTCGGACAATACATTCCAGCCCTATAATGGGCCGCGCAGACAGTGCTATTCGCCCTATTCTCGTTGA
- a CDS encoding DMT family transporter codes for MSHTTAANPAPTNAQRLAMTALIVGGIAIGSSPIFVRLSEVGPLATGFWRLALAVLPLLLMDGRERRDEKDTTPLTLSDCLRLALPGLFIAFDLGAWHLSLHMTSVANATLLANMAPIFVTLGAWLLFNSRVSTSFMIGLAVAVIGVVVLKGGPGELLQSQSSGDAMALLAAVFYAGYILSVGRLRSRFSTMRIMLWSSAIAAVFSLPVAYFMEGQILPATLYGWLILAGLAWVTHAAGQSMIAYALAYLPASFSSLTLLLQPVVAAFLAWTILSEPIGMLQALGGIIVISGILIARRG; via the coding sequence ATGTCGCATACCACCGCCGCAAACCCCGCTCCTACCAATGCGCAACGTCTGGCGATGACCGCTCTGATCGTTGGCGGAATCGCTATTGGCAGCTCGCCGATCTTTGTCCGACTTTCCGAGGTGGGTCCGCTCGCAACAGGCTTCTGGCGTCTTGCACTCGCAGTTTTACCGCTTCTGCTCATGGATGGTCGCGAACGGCGCGACGAAAAGGATACTACCCCGCTCACGCTGTCCGACTGTTTGCGCCTCGCCCTGCCAGGCCTGTTTATCGCTTTCGACCTCGGCGCGTGGCACTTGTCGCTGCACATGACATCCGTTGCAAATGCCACGCTGCTTGCCAATATGGCGCCGATTTTCGTGACATTGGGCGCTTGGTTGCTTTTCAACTCGCGCGTGAGCACGTCTTTCATGATCGGCCTTGCCGTCGCGGTCATTGGCGTCGTCGTGCTAAAGGGTGGACCGGGCGAGCTTCTCCAGTCCCAATCGTCCGGCGATGCGATGGCGCTTCTGGCCGCAGTCTTCTATGCCGGTTACATTCTCTCGGTTGGCCGCTTGCGCAGCCGCTTTTCCACCATGCGCATCATGCTGTGGAGCAGCGCGATTGCAGCCGTCTTTTCGCTGCCGGTTGCGTATTTCATGGAAGGTCAGATACTGCCTGCCACGCTCTATGGATGGCTTATTCTTGCAGGCCTCGCATGGGTAACTCATGCCGCAGGCCAGAGCATGATTGCTTATGCCCTCGCCTATCTTCCGGCATCGTTCTCGTCACTCACCCTGCTTCTGCAGCCGGTTGTCGCAGCGTTTCTTGCCTGGACTATCCTGTCGGAACCTATCGGCATGTTGCAGGCTCTGGGCGGCATCATCGTGATATCGGGCATTTTGATCGCTCGAAGAGGATAG